One Osmerus eperlanus chromosome 2, fOsmEpe2.1, whole genome shotgun sequence genomic window, TGTATTCGTCAACGTCTCATATGATATACGTCACTGTATCGGAGAAACGCATGTATctataggtgcgttcgacttcatgcagcgccggcgtcgtctgcagccgcctgcagcccggctgacgtgaagcagccaatggcattctcagattcaaggcagacggctgcagccggctgtcggcgccgctggcgctgcatgaagtcgaatacaCCTTTTCTAATTTATTTGAAAATATTTGCCGATTTGAAGGGAGGTCATTGTTAGTGACGTTAAAATTACACTTTTCTAAAATATACTCTTATATCTGTACATTTAGTGCTGAAACCAAATTAAATGTGTTGCTCTCGGTCCTGTCATGTTGCATCAGGTTGTCTACCTTGATACGCCTTTGACTTAATAACGTTATTCGACTTATTTTTGTTTGTAGATGATTTTTCGAAACGAGTACATTATACTTTTGTATATGTTTCCGTTTCAACCCAGTATCTAGGTTTGCATTGAAAATATACGTATTTATTTTCACATTCGTGCTTGTTTACTGTAAGGCAATTTGTTGGACAACTGTGAGTGTTGTGCTGTGAAAAGGATCTGTTCAAGTTGTTTTTAGACAGCTGTCAGCCAGGCTGTCAGTCAGTTTACATGTGTTTAGATATACATTTTTTGTCATAAAGGTTTTGATTATCAAAATGCCCAAAGGAGGTAAGAATGATAAGGCATGCAACTTGTGTGTAATTAAAGTTAGCAGACCAGGCTACATGCTAGCCTAATCTTATTTACTGCAGCTGTCATGGTAGTTGGATCCTCTTGCCTGatattgttgcttgcttgtCATTAAAACATTACTAACTACATACACTTAACAGTACTCTAAAAAATACAGTTCTGCTAGCTTTATTTAACCAGTGTCTAGTAGTCTGTAGTATGCCAGCTTGGTGTATAATTTCTCCCTGTCCACTGTTGTTTTAGGTAAAAAAGGTGGTCATAAGGGCCGTATGCGAACCTACACCAGTCCTGAGGAGATTGACGCTCAGATGAAagctgagaaggagaggaaaaaggtTTGTTATTCCTTGAAGCCTGTTCAGATGAAAAATCCTCTTTAAGTATCAGGCATcacaaaaaacataattgaaacagCCTGCTGGCAACCATATCAGGACCTATattgatgtgtgggtgtgtgtgtgtggatgtatgtgtgtgtgtgtgtgtggatgtatgtgtgtgtgtgtggatgtatgtgtgtgatagcaggaggaagagacagaaggTGCAGCTCAGGAACCACTTCCAGGGTCGGGCTCTGAAGACAGCGATGATGACGGCTCTCTGGTACATcttttgttctgtctctctttttccactcACTCTATATCTCTAAAGCATTTGCTAAACGAATACAAATTTTAATATTCTCCTTCACATTCTCCATCCTGCACAATGCAATGAATGTACTGCTACCAtggtgtttatgtctgtgtgatgtgtgtggggtTCTGTAGAAGAGGAAAGGTGTGGAAGGCTTGATAGACATAGAGAACCCCAACAGAGTGGCGACAAAGTCAAAGAAGGTGACCCAGATCGAGTTAGACGAGCCCAAGCAGCTgtcgaggagagagaggtgagggtcgctgagactcacacacacacacaccgctcacacacacacaccttcatgtaCTGTACCGTTTATGTTTTATATTTCTCTCCTGTCAGAGAGGAGATTGAGAAGCAGAAGGCCAAGGAACACTACATGAAGATGCACCTGGCGGGAAAGACTGACCAGGCGAAGGCAGACCTGGCTCGCCTCGCCATCGTcaggaaacagagggaggatGCTGtgcggaggaaggaggaggacaggagaggtgggCACCCCTGGCCAGAGagattttacatttattcatttaacagATGCTTCT contains:
- the pdap1b gene encoding pdgfa associated protein 1b; translated protein: MPKGGKKGGHKGRMRTYTSPEEIDAQMKAEKERKKQEEETEGAAQEPLPGSGSEDSDDDGSLKRKGVEGLIDIENPNRVATKSKKVTQIELDEPKQLSRREREEIEKQKAKEHYMKMHLAGKTDQAKADLARLAIVRKQREDAVRRKEEDRRAKEGAAAVKGVSSLSLK